In Pseudomonadota bacterium, the following proteins share a genomic window:
- a CDS encoding dockerin type I repeat-containing protein translates to MKKLATSIAALGLLAGGSVASACTLSAWSAPSGTAPVVGGPADPVTVSRFGGICAMQADSGTQWVQDNSPAAEGTLIVRFYVLVNGSGDATVFEAYSDEGGSTPVFSVSTTGSNVTVTPASGTAASTSAGAGWTPIEVSWTSGGAISLWVGGNAGAGDAADATGTDTGSATVEAIQFGAVNGLGGFTSINFDDYESRRTTAIGQLCQGDANNDGTINVVDASAVVAERLNPTTNPAPGAPDANGDGTINVVDASAIVAIRLGPTAGACP, encoded by the coding sequence ATGAAAAAGTTAGCAACAAGCATTGCTGCACTCGGCCTGCTCGCCGGCGGTTCTGTCGCCAGCGCCTGCACCCTGAGCGCGTGGTCGGCACCGAGCGGCACAGCCCCAGTCGTCGGCGGCCCGGCTGACCCCGTGACCGTTTCACGCTTCGGCGGTATCTGCGCCATGCAGGCGGATTCCGGCACGCAGTGGGTGCAAGACAACTCACCTGCAGCGGAAGGAACGCTGATCGTTCGTTTTTATGTGCTCGTTAACGGATCGGGCGACGCGACGGTCTTTGAGGCCTATTCTGATGAGGGCGGATCTACGCCTGTCTTCTCAGTTTCGACGACGGGATCCAACGTCACCGTCACGCCGGCTTCGGGTACCGCAGCTTCCACTAGCGCTGGCGCGGGTTGGACGCCGATTGAAGTCAGCTGGACCAGCGGCGGCGCGATCAGCCTGTGGGTTGGCGGCAACGCCGGCGCCGGCGATGCCGCGGACGCCACCGGTACCGACACGGGCAGCGCGACGGTTGAAGCCATTCAGTTTGGCGCCGTGAACGGCCTGGGCGGTTTCACCTCCATCAACTTTGACGACTATGAGTCTCGCCGGACGACGGCTATTGGCCAGCTGTGCCAGGGCGATGCCAACAACGACGGCACCATTAACGTTGTGGACGCTTCTGCTGTAGTTGCCGAGCGTTTGAATCCGACCACCAATCCGGCGCCTGGGGCTCCAGATGCTAACGGTGACGGCACGATTAACGTCGTTGACGCTTCTGCGATCGTTGCGATTCGCCTCGGTCCGACCGCCGGTGCTTGCCCGTAA
- a CDS encoding glycosyltransferase family 2 protein, with protein MTSQPARGDVIALPDRKNRSDFLVVIPARNEERTVGAVVSDIRSRHRCCVVVVDDASTDRTGAVAATAGAAVLKLPFSMGAWCATQAGLRYALQYGYRFVVTMDADGQHHARSVNKILQAVVSGRTDVAVGACPHRLSAAKRVAWAYFRLLTRLSIRDFTSGLRAYNLRAIKVLGRRYASLLDYQDIGVLMLLQRQGITIEELPVTMSARKAGHSRVFSSWFVVAQYMMQTTVLCVSRLGPRRRHNAEAA; from the coding sequence ATGACGTCACAACCCGCCCGGGGAGATGTTATCGCATTGCCGGACCGAAAAAACCGGTCCGATTTTCTGGTTGTCATTCCCGCTCGTAATGAGGAACGAACCGTCGGTGCGGTAGTTAGTGACATCCGCAGTCGCCACCGCTGCTGCGTGGTGGTGGTGGACGACGCCAGCACCGATCGAACGGGCGCAGTCGCCGCCACGGCCGGTGCGGCGGTCCTCAAACTGCCTTTTTCTATGGGCGCGTGGTGCGCCACGCAGGCCGGCCTGCGCTATGCGCTGCAGTACGGCTACCGCTTTGTTGTGACGATGGATGCCGACGGCCAGCATCACGCCCGGTCGGTCAACAAAATCCTTCAGGCGGTTGTCAGCGGCCGGACGGACGTCGCCGTCGGGGCCTGCCCTCACCGCCTCAGCGCCGCCAAACGTGTCGCTTGGGCCTATTTTCGGCTCCTGACCCGGCTGTCGATCCGCGATTTCACCTCCGGCCTCCGGGCCTACAACCTGCGGGCCATCAAGGTGCTTGGGCGCCGCTACGCCAGCCTGCTGGACTATCAAGATATCGGGGTACTCATGCTGCTGCAGCGCCAGGGCATTACGATCGAGGAATTGCCAGTCACGATGTCCGCAAGAAAAGCGGGCCATTCAAGGGTTTTTAGTTCCTGGTTCGTTGTTGCTCAGTACATGATGCAAACCACGGTGCTGTGCGTGTCCCGTCTGGGTCCGCGGCGCCGGCACAACGCGGAGGCAGCATGA
- a CDS encoding DUF2304 domain-containing protein encodes MSYQVTTSFIGILLAGAILYLVRRDHLHGPYALWWLVVAGITIVLGLFPRTIDLIAGYTGVSYPPNLLFSLAIGMLLLKMLKSDIESSRHERRIRRLGQKMAILAEENLRLQAEIEEDRSGESRRAGGR; translated from the coding sequence ATGAGCTACCAGGTGACCACATCGTTTATTGGCATCTTGCTGGCGGGTGCCATTCTCTACCTGGTTCGACGCGATCATCTCCATGGTCCGTATGCGCTGTGGTGGCTTGTGGTGGCCGGTATCACAATTGTGCTGGGGCTGTTTCCGCGAACGATTGACCTGATTGCCGGGTATACCGGCGTTTCCTATCCGCCAAACCTCCTTTTTTCCCTGGCGATCGGGATGCTGCTGCTGAAAATGCTCAAATCGGACATCGAGTCCTCTCGGCACGAGCGACGCATCCGCCGCCTGGGACAAAAAATGGCCATCCTGGCCGAGGAAAACCTCCGGCTGCAGGCTGAGATTGAGGAAGACCGAAGCGGCGAAAGCCGGCGCGCTGGCGGCCGCTAG
- a CDS encoding glycosyltransferase — protein sequence MSALRVLHVGKYFPPVPGGIETFCGDLFEAFAATDVTCAMLVHRKDGVPFPALPRLSGVTTRGEALFTPLAPGFPAAIRRQLKSFKPHLLHLHLPNPAAFAVLAMKSAREIPWVINWHSDVVASRYQWRLRVATPPYRLLESATLRRAAAVVAASHAYAAGSDVLSRLDPEKLHVIPFGIDPARLTQRVPVTWPSAGLKLAAVGRLTYYKGFDRLLEAMRSMPEASLLLVGDGQERGRLETLIATWGLQDRVRMIHDADDALRNSAIADADCLCLPSIERTEAFGIVLVEAMALGTPVIATNLPGSGVPYVVGRGGHGLLAEPDNVPSLVERLKEIAGSPSLREQFSEQARANFPQFHINQTVERFAELYRQLC from the coding sequence GTGTCGGCGTTGCGGGTTCTTCACGTCGGCAAGTACTTCCCGCCGGTGCCCGGCGGCATCGAGACCTTTTGTGGCGATCTGTTCGAGGCGTTCGCCGCCACGGACGTTACGTGCGCCATGCTGGTACATCGAAAGGACGGAGTTCCCTTTCCCGCGTTGCCCCGCCTTTCCGGGGTGACGACGCGTGGAGAGGCGCTGTTCACGCCGCTTGCGCCTGGATTTCCTGCGGCAATCCGGCGTCAGCTAAAAAGTTTTAAGCCACATCTGCTGCATCTCCATCTGCCCAACCCGGCGGCCTTCGCGGTGTTGGCGATGAAGTCGGCCCGGGAAATCCCCTGGGTGATCAACTGGCATTCTGACGTTGTGGCCTCCCGGTACCAGTGGCGATTACGGGTAGCCACGCCGCCGTACCGGTTACTTGAGTCGGCGACGCTTCGTCGAGCCGCAGCGGTTGTGGCTGCCAGCCATGCCTACGCCGCCGGCAGCGACGTGCTCAGTCGCCTTGACCCAGAGAAACTGCACGTCATCCCGTTTGGCATCGATCCCGCGAGGCTGACCCAACGCGTGCCTGTCACGTGGCCTAGCGCCGGCCTGAAGCTCGCTGCGGTGGGTCGACTCACCTATTACAAGGGCTTCGACCGGCTACTCGAGGCGATGAGGTCGATGCCCGAGGCGAGCCTGCTGCTGGTCGGAGACGGCCAGGAGCGAGGGCGACTGGAGACGCTGATTGCTACGTGGGGGCTACAGGATCGCGTTCGGATGATCCATGACGCGGACGACGCGCTGCGCAACAGCGCCATCGCTGACGCCGACTGCCTCTGCCTGCCGTCGATCGAGCGAACCGAGGCTTTCGGGATCGTGCTGGTGGAGGCCATGGCCCTGGGGACGCCGGTGATCGCCACCAACCTGCCCGGCTCGGGTGTCCCCTACGTGGTCGGACGCGGCGGTCACGGGCTGCTTGCGGAGCCCGACAACGTCCCTTCCCTGGTTGAGCGGCTCAAAGAGATTGCCGGCAGCCCATCATTGCGCGAACAATTCAGTGAGCAGGCACGGGCCAACTTCCCGCAATTCCATATCAATCAAACGGTCGAACGCTTCGCCGAGCTTTATCGTCAGCTGTGCTGA
- the icd gene encoding isocitrate dehydrogenase (NADP(+)) yields MSYRHVKYPENGTRIEVRDNKLVVPDNPILGFVEGDGIGGDITAASLRVWDAAVEKAYGGRRKVHWAELYLGEKAAGLYDGDYFPDETLEAIKDLVVAIKGPLTTPVGGGFRSLNVSLRQVLDLYACVRPVRYFNGVPSPMKRPEEVDCVIFRENTEDVYCGIEFQSGTPENEKLAAFLRDEMGVDFFPEAGLGVKPISAFGTKRLVRKAIQYAIDRGHDSVTLVHKGNIMKFTEGAFRNWGYEVAREEFGEQTITEDEVWDQHDGRPPEGKIVIKDRIADIMFQLMQLRPAEFSVIATMNLNGDYLSDALAAEVGGIGIAPGANIADHVAVFEATHGTAPKYAGQDKVNPSSLMLSGVMMFEHIGWQEVADVINKAYPKVIERKVVTYDFARQMAGATEVSTSGFADALIEEIGRV; encoded by the coding sequence ATGAGCTATCGACACGTCAAATACCCCGAAAATGGCACCCGGATTGAAGTCAGGGACAACAAGCTGGTCGTGCCCGACAATCCCATTTTGGGATTTGTTGAGGGGGACGGGATCGGGGGCGATATTACGGCCGCCAGCCTTCGCGTGTGGGACGCAGCGGTCGAGAAGGCCTACGGTGGTCGCCGCAAGGTGCATTGGGCGGAGCTGTACCTGGGGGAAAAGGCGGCGGGGCTTTACGACGGCGACTATTTCCCGGACGAAACGCTGGAGGCCATCAAAGATCTGGTTGTGGCGATCAAGGGGCCGCTCACCACCCCGGTCGGCGGCGGTTTTCGCTCGCTGAACGTGTCGCTGCGGCAGGTGCTGGATCTCTATGCCTGCGTGCGCCCGGTGCGGTACTTCAACGGCGTGCCCTCACCGATGAAACGGCCGGAAGAGGTCGACTGCGTCATTTTTCGGGAGAACACCGAAGACGTTTACTGCGGCATCGAGTTCCAGAGTGGCACGCCGGAGAATGAGAAGCTGGCCGCGTTCCTGCGTGATGAAATGGGCGTCGACTTCTTCCCGGAAGCGGGGCTTGGCGTGAAGCCCATCAGCGCCTTCGGCACGAAGCGACTGGTTCGCAAGGCGATTCAGTACGCAATCGATCGGGGTCACGACAGCGTGACGCTCGTGCACAAGGGCAACATCATGAAGTTCACCGAGGGCGCATTCCGCAACTGGGGCTATGAGGTGGCGCGGGAGGAGTTCGGTGAGCAGACCATTACCGAAGACGAGGTCTGGGATCAGCACGACGGCCGCCCGCCCGAGGGTAAGATCGTGATCAAGGATCGGATTGCCGACATTATGTTCCAGCTGATGCAGCTGCGCCCGGCAGAGTTCAGCGTGATCGCCACCATGAACCTGAACGGAGACTATCTGTCCGACGCGCTCGCTGCGGAAGTGGGCGGTATCGGCATTGCGCCCGGCGCCAATATCGCTGATCACGTAGCGGTCTTTGAAGCGACCCACGGAACGGCGCCCAAGTATGCGGGCCAAGACAAGGTCAATCCGAGTTCGCTGATGCTCTCCGGCGTGATGATGTTTGAACACATCGGGTGGCAGGAAGTGGCCGACGTCATCAACAAGGCTTACCCCAAGGTGATCGAGCGAAAGGTTGTGACGTACGACTTTGCCCGGCAGATGGCCGGCGCCACCGAAGTGTCGACCAGCGGTTTTGCAGACGCGCTGATCGAGGAAATCGGTCGAGTCTGA
- the purF gene encoding amidophosphoribosyltransferase: MCGVIGIVGREEVAATLYEGLTVLQHRGQDAAGIVTCAGDKMHLHKGNGLVNDVFTANDVRGLRGNWGIGHVRYPTAGGDASEESQPMYVNSPFGIALGHNGNLTNAQALKRELFESDRRHINTDSDSEVLLNVLAHELRPEVALSLSPENLFTAVKGLHRRCRGGYSFVALIPGYGLLGVRDPWGIRPLVYGQRETEAGVEYAIASESVALDVLGFKLIGDVQPGEALFISEQGECFRQQCADEIHCTPCIFELVYFARPDSMMDDISVYKARLRMGEKLAQKILRLRPDHDIDVVIPVPDTSRTAAIPLAHQLGVKYREGFIKNRYIGRTFIMPGQQERQRSVRRKLNVVDLEFRGKTVLIIDDSIVRGTTSKQIIQMARDAGARRVYFASAAPPVRYPNVYGIDMPAAEELIAHQRSEEEIQEALGADWLIYQSLDDLVAACSEGNPGITRFDTSCFSNEYVTGVSDEYFRQIEVERSDSAKTARAQAV, encoded by the coding sequence ATGTGCGGCGTCATTGGAATTGTAGGACGGGAAGAGGTTGCTGCGACCCTCTACGAGGGTTTGACGGTGCTCCAGCATCGCGGCCAGGATGCGGCCGGCATCGTCACCTGTGCGGGTGACAAGATGCATCTTCACAAGGGCAACGGTCTCGTCAACGACGTGTTCACCGCTAACGACGTGCGGGGGCTCCGGGGCAATTGGGGTATCGGCCACGTCCGCTATCCCACGGCCGGGGGAGACGCCAGCGAAGAATCTCAGCCCATGTACGTCAACTCACCCTTCGGGATCGCGCTTGGCCACAACGGGAACCTGACCAACGCCCAGGCGCTAAAACGCGAGCTGTTCGAGTCGGATCGGCGTCATATCAACACCGATTCCGATTCGGAGGTTTTGCTCAACGTGCTAGCGCATGAGCTCCGCCCTGAAGTTGCGCTGTCGCTGTCACCGGAAAACCTCTTTACCGCGGTCAAAGGACTGCATCGGCGCTGCCGCGGCGGCTACTCCTTCGTGGCGCTGATTCCCGGCTACGGGCTACTGGGCGTGCGGGACCCGTGGGGTATCCGGCCGCTGGTCTACGGCCAGCGTGAGACCGAGGCTGGCGTGGAATATGCCATCGCCTCGGAGAGCGTGGCGCTGGACGTTCTCGGCTTTAAGCTGATCGGCGACGTTCAGCCGGGTGAAGCGCTGTTCATCAGCGAGCAGGGTGAGTGCTTCCGCCAGCAGTGCGCGGACGAAATCCACTGCACGCCGTGTATCTTTGAGCTGGTTTACTTCGCTCGGCCTGACTCCATGATGGACGATATCTCGGTCTATAAGGCGCGTCTGCGCATGGGGGAGAAGCTCGCTCAGAAGATCCTGCGACTACGCCCGGATCACGACATCGACGTCGTGATCCCCGTCCCCGACACCTCTCGAACCGCGGCGATTCCGCTGGCGCACCAGCTTGGCGTCAAGTACCGGGAGGGGTTCATCAAGAACCGCTACATCGGGCGAACGTTTATCATGCCGGGACAGCAGGAGCGTCAGCGATCGGTGCGCCGCAAGCTGAACGTGGTCGACCTGGAATTCCGCGGCAAGACGGTGCTGATTATCGACGACTCGATTGTTCGCGGCACCACGTCGAAGCAGATTATCCAGATGGCCCGAGACGCCGGTGCGCGTCGGGTTTACTTTGCGTCGGCGGCGCCGCCCGTTCGCTATCCCAACGTCTATGGGATCGACATGCCGGCGGCGGAGGAACTGATCGCGCATCAGCGCAGCGAGGAGGAAATCCAGGAAGCGCTTGGAGCCGACTGGCTCATTTACCAGTCGCTGGACGATCTGGTGGCAGCCTGCAGCGAGGGCAACCCCGGCATCACCCGCTTCGATACATCGTGCTTTTCCAACGAGTACGTCACCGGTGTTTCGGACGAATATTTTCGTCAGATCGAGGTTGAACGATCTGACTCAGCTAAAACAGCCCGCGCCCAGGCGGTCTGA
- a CDS encoding CvpA family protein, whose translation MDAFNWADWTILGILALSMLISFFRGFVREFMALAIWIAAVWVALTFADQVAPLIGERVEVPSVRLAIAFAALFFATLLAGGLLNYVLGLLISQTGLSGTDRFLGLFFGAARGALLLVVGVSLLSLTPLPADPWWQNSLVLPRLEALARWSARYLPEDFSDYLKGGPPGSLGLPELPLPGGDEPDSDTARDGAGASPDAA comes from the coding sequence ATGGACGCCTTCAACTGGGCTGACTGGACCATCCTCGGGATTCTGGCGCTGTCCATGCTGATCAGTTTCTTTCGCGGTTTTGTGCGCGAGTTCATGGCCCTGGCCATCTGGATTGCTGCGGTCTGGGTGGCACTTACGTTTGCCGACCAGGTTGCGCCGCTGATCGGCGAGCGGGTTGAGGTTCCCTCGGTGAGGCTGGCGATTGCGTTTGCCGCCCTGTTTTTTGCCACGCTACTAGCCGGCGGACTGCTGAATTACGTGCTTGGTCTGCTGATCAGCCAAACCGGCTTGTCGGGCACCGACCGCTTTCTCGGGTTGTTCTTCGGCGCTGCACGCGGCGCGCTGCTGCTGGTCGTCGGCGTTTCGCTGCTATCGCTGACCCCGCTGCCGGCCGACCCGTGGTGGCAGAACTCCCTGGTGCTGCCGAGACTCGAAGCGCTGGCCCGGTGGTCAGCGCGCTATCTCCCGGAAGATTTCAGCGACTACCTGAAGGGCGGCCCTCCGGGTTCCCTGGGTTTGCCTGAACTGCCGCTCCCCGGCGGCGATGAGCCGGATTCTGATACGGCGCGGGATGGTGCCGGGGCAAGCCCCGATGCGGCGTGA
- a CDS encoding SPOR domain-containing protein produces the protein MDVALKQRLVGASVLVIFAVTFIPMLLDGPPSSPIEAPIAIPEPPDARFETRLLPVDPEAAATQRPAAQSVPDTAATSAPARPVVTRPRTADTTAQAPARTTTPAPSPTGETAEEPSSGDADSTTPAVGGDWVLQVGSFGNAANAARLVSRLQEASWQAYQEKVEMGSNALYRVRVGAWPDRDRALDAGEGLLKAFPELELSVRQRQGETPPMPAAQALLKGWMVQMGSFNSRSNAMALRDKLRGGGYSAHLSDAGAGASARYRVRVGPELDEDTARATRERLREQFGLSGMVVDHP, from the coding sequence ATGGATGTTGCGCTCAAACAACGGCTGGTCGGCGCCAGCGTTCTGGTGATCTTTGCGGTGACGTTTATTCCGATGCTGCTCGACGGCCCGCCGAGCAGCCCCATCGAGGCGCCGATCGCCATTCCCGAGCCGCCGGACGCACGATTTGAGACCCGGCTGCTGCCGGTGGACCCCGAGGCGGCGGCGACCCAGCGGCCGGCCGCCCAGTCGGTGCCGGACACCGCCGCCACGAGCGCCCCCGCGCGCCCGGTTGTCACGCGGCCGCGGACCGCTGATACGACCGCCCAGGCGCCGGCGCGGACGACAACACCGGCCCCCAGCCCCACCGGGGAAACCGCGGAGGAGCCTTCCTCCGGCGACGCGGACTCAACAACGCCGGCCGTCGGCGGCGACTGGGTTCTCCAGGTTGGCAGCTTCGGCAACGCCGCCAACGCGGCGAGACTCGTCAGCCGGCTGCAGGAGGCGTCGTGGCAGGCTTACCAGGAGAAGGTTGAAATGGGCAGCAACGCGCTTTATCGGGTTCGCGTCGGTGCGTGGCCGGATCGGGACCGAGCGCTGGATGCCGGGGAAGGCCTGCTCAAAGCGTTCCCTGAGCTGGAGCTATCGGTTCGACAGCGCCAGGGTGAAACCCCGCCAATGCCGGCGGCGCAGGCGCTGTTGAAGGGCTGGATGGTGCAGATGGGCAGCTTCAACAGCCGCAGCAACGCCATGGCGCTCCGCGACAAGCTGCGTGGTGGCGGCTACTCGGCACATCTCTCAGACGCTGGCGCCGGCGCCAGCGCTCGTTATCGTGTTCGTGTGGGTCCGGAACTCGACGAGGACACGGCTCGCGCAACCCGCGAGCGGCTGCGTGAGCAGTTTGGCCTCTCCGGGATGGTCGTTGACCACCCCTAG
- a CDS encoding folylpolyglutamate synthase/dihydrofolate synthase family protein — translation MNHLSRIHPATMALGLDRVGEVYRRLGGQRPAPKVITVAGTNGKGSSCAILTAILLAAGSRVGTFTSPHLFRFNERIAIDGEPVDDRRLIDALEVVEKARGEIELTYFEYAALAAFVCFQQAGVDAAVLEVGLGGRLDAVNVVDPDLALITNIGFDHMHWLGDTLDQIAVEKAGIFRPGQPAVCAQATAPAGLHEAARRTGVDWRVAGRDFDQQVTNRGWTWTHGKHQLSQLPRPALPGDHQLVNASGCLAALAGVGLLPPKQIVATGLTQARVAGRLWRVAEEPDVILDVGHNPAAARVLRRWLESTPCDGESWLVLGMLRDKAPQGFVAELAPRINRFVFCGLPGRRGQSARQLRGKVRVPQLKARLADDPAAALDWVLPRLQPADRLLLAGSFVTVELAARHLGLANGS, via the coding sequence ATGAACCACCTGTCGCGAATCCATCCCGCTACGATGGCCCTGGGCCTGGATCGTGTCGGCGAGGTTTATCGTCGGCTGGGTGGTCAACGGCCGGCACCCAAGGTCATCACCGTGGCAGGGACCAACGGCAAGGGTTCAAGCTGCGCGATTCTCACCGCTATTTTACTCGCCGCCGGCAGCCGCGTCGGCACATTCACCTCACCGCATCTGTTTCGGTTTAATGAGCGGATCGCCATCGACGGCGAGCCGGTTGACGACCGCCGGCTGATCGATGCCCTGGAGGTGGTAGAAAAGGCCCGCGGCGAGATCGAGCTGACGTATTTCGAATACGCTGCGCTGGCCGCATTTGTCTGTTTCCAGCAGGCTGGCGTGGACGCGGCCGTGCTCGAGGTGGGCCTCGGCGGCCGGCTGGACGCCGTGAACGTGGTCGACCCAGATCTCGCGCTCATCACCAACATCGGCTTTGACCACATGCACTGGCTCGGCGATACGCTCGACCAGATTGCGGTGGAGAAGGCCGGTATCTTTCGCCCCGGACAGCCGGCGGTCTGTGCGCAGGCGACCGCCCCCGCCGGGCTCCACGAAGCAGCGCGACGGACCGGCGTGGACTGGCGGGTTGCGGGCCGAGACTTTGATCAGCAGGTCACCAACCGAGGCTGGACCTGGACCCACGGCAAACACCAGCTGTCGCAGCTACCCAGACCGGCTCTGCCAGGAGACCACCAGCTGGTCAACGCGTCCGGCTGTCTTGCGGCCCTGGCTGGAGTCGGGCTGCTGCCCCCTAAGCAGATTGTCGCTACGGGTCTGACCCAGGCGCGCGTCGCCGGGCGACTGTGGCGGGTTGCCGAGGAGCCTGACGTGATCCTGGACGTCGGCCACAATCCCGCCGCGGCGCGCGTGCTTCGTCGCTGGCTGGAGAGCACGCCTTGCGACGGCGAAAGCTGGCTGGTGCTCGGTATGCTGAGGGATAAGGCCCCGCAGGGTTTTGTGGCGGAGCTGGCGCCACGGATTAACCGCTTTGTATTTTGTGGCCTGCCGGGCAGACGCGGCCAGAGCGCGCGTCAGCTGCGCGGCAAGGTTCGTGTACCCCAGCTCAAGGCCAGGCTGGCGGACGATCCCGCGGCGGCGCTCGACTGGGTTTTGCCGCGCCTCCAGCCGGCTGACCGCCTCCTGCTGGCCGGGTCTTTTGTCACCGTCGAGCTCGCGGCCCGGCACCTGGGCCTTGCCAACGGATCCTGA
- the accD gene encoding acetyl-CoA carboxylase, carboxyltransferase subunit beta: MSWLKKLMPSRIRTEGAGKKRVPEGTWQQCQQCGAALYARELERDQMVCSKCGHHMPIVARNRLLNFLDEEGLEEIADQLEPIDALKFRDKKTYRSRISQAQKATGEKDALVAMAGTIKGRPVVATAFDFRFMGGSMGSVVGERFTRAAQRAISQSCPLINFSATGGARMQESLLSLMQMAKTSAVLGKMANAGLPYISVLTHPTTGGVSASLGMLGDVNIAEPGALIGFAGPRVIEQTVRETLPEGFQRSEFLLEHGAVDMIVDRRELRDHIASLLAILMPFESEGSQSSETPDASPEDAASEPETEREPA, translated from the coding sequence ATGAGCTGGCTGAAGAAGCTGATGCCTTCGCGGATTCGCACCGAAGGCGCCGGCAAAAAGCGGGTACCCGAGGGAACCTGGCAGCAGTGTCAGCAGTGCGGGGCTGCGCTCTATGCCCGGGAGCTTGAGCGTGACCAGATGGTCTGTTCGAAGTGCGGTCACCATATGCCGATCGTTGCCCGCAACCGGCTGCTCAATTTCCTCGATGAGGAAGGTCTCGAGGAGATTGCCGACCAGCTCGAGCCGATAGATGCGCTGAAGTTCCGCGATAAAAAGACGTATCGGAGCCGGATCAGCCAGGCGCAGAAAGCGACCGGCGAAAAGGATGCTCTCGTCGCGATGGCCGGCACGATAAAGGGTCGGCCGGTGGTCGCTACCGCTTTCGATTTTCGGTTTATGGGCGGCTCCATGGGCTCGGTCGTGGGCGAGCGCTTTACCCGGGCAGCTCAGCGGGCCATCAGCCAGTCGTGCCCGTTGATCAATTTTTCCGCGACGGGTGGGGCCAGAATGCAGGAGTCCCTTCTATCGCTGATGCAGATGGCCAAAACAAGCGCGGTCTTGGGGAAGATGGCCAACGCTGGCCTGCCGTACATTTCGGTGCTGACCCATCCGACCACCGGTGGCGTATCCGCCAGCCTGGGCATGTTGGGTGACGTGAATATTGCTGAGCCCGGCGCGCTGATCGGCTTTGCCGGGCCGCGCGTGATCGAGCAAACTGTCCGAGAAACCCTGCCCGAAGGTTTCCAGCGCAGCGAGTTTCTGCTCGAGCATGGTGCTGTCGACATGATTGTGGATCGGCGGGAACTGCGCGACCACATCGCAAGCCTGCTGGCCATCCTGATGCCGTTTGAGTCGGAAGGCAGCCAGTCAAGCGAAACGCCCGACGCGTCGCCCGAAGACGCGGCCAGTGAGCCCGAGACGGAGCGGGAGCCAGCCTGA
- the trpA gene encoding tryptophan synthase subunit alpha — protein sequence MTIEANASDNRIDALFAARDGGDPELVCFLTAGDPGLESTVPAMHALVRGGASMLELGMPFSDPMADGPVIQAASERALARGADMSYVLRCVEEFRSGDQRTPVVLMGYLNPIERFGFERFCEDASKAGVDALLIVDLPPEECCCVTDHSAPLGMKQIFLVAPTTSAARLGAIAEAAGGFIYYVSLKGITGAANLDTSDVARRVASIRERSDLPVAVGFGVKTRADVSALAGVADAVVVGSALVQSMHDAGTDAANAVAENFARELTGQTDSQAPQAPVSDAVRGAAEGAPS from the coding sequence ATGACCATTGAAGCGAACGCATCTGACAATCGCATCGACGCGCTATTTGCCGCCCGTGACGGTGGCGACCCGGAGCTCGTCTGTTTTCTGACCGCCGGCGACCCGGGCCTTGAGAGCACGGTCCCGGCTATGCACGCACTGGTGCGGGGCGGGGCATCGATGCTGGAGCTAGGCATGCCATTTTCCGATCCGATGGCGGACGGGCCGGTGATTCAGGCCGCCAGTGAACGGGCCCTGGCGCGCGGGGCGGATATGTCTTACGTGCTTCGCTGTGTCGAAGAATTTCGCAGCGGCGACCAGCGCACGCCGGTGGTGTTGATGGGTTATCTCAATCCTATCGAGCGCTTTGGATTCGAGCGCTTCTGCGAGGATGCATCGAAGGCCGGCGTCGACGCTCTGCTGATCGTCGACCTCCCGCCTGAAGAGTGTTGCTGTGTGACCGATCACTCAGCGCCGCTCGGCATGAAGCAGATCTTCCTGGTGGCTCCCACCACCTCAGCGGCCCGTCTAGGCGCCATCGCTGAAGCGGCGGGGGGCTTCATCTATTACGTTTCCCTCAAGGGCATTACGGGCGCGGCCAATTTGGACACCAGCGACGTGGCCCGCCGTGTTGCCTCGATCCGGGAACGCTCCGACCTGCCGGTGGCGGTTGGTTTTGGCGTCAAAACCCGCGCTGATGTGTCCGCCCTTGCCGGGGTGGCTGATGCGGTCGTTGTCGGCAGCGCGTTGGTGCAGTCGATGCACGATGCCGGGACTGATGCGGCTAACGCGGTGGCGGAGAATTTCGCTCGCGAGCTGACCGGTCAGACCGACAGCCAGGCGCCGCAGGCGCCCGTTTCTGACGCGGTGCGCGGCGCCGCTGAAGGGGCACCCTCATGA